In Pasteurella dagmatis, the sequence CAAGTTTTGCCATTGCATCACGAAAATGCTGTTGAATAGGTGTAAGCATAGTGATTTCCCTTCTTTATTATTCTTTGATGTAAATCAAATTCTGAAACATTTATTTAACAAATGATAGCATAAATCCACTTAATTTTTAGGGATTAGATAAAAACAAGCACAAATATATGAACGTATTGTAGAAAAATTCAGTGTCACACAAAGTGTCTGCGTTTAGGGCCATGTCAATGAGATAGGAATGAATATCTATATAGTCGAAGAGCCACTTTCTTTGGACAAACAGTGTTACGAGAGGTGATACAAGCCATGTTATTTGGTAAAAGGAGAAAGCTTTGCGTCATCAGTACCGATCTTTAAGTTTGATGTTGAAGAATAAATAACTGAAATGTCGAGGAACGCAGAATCTAGTCTAGTATCATATCTTTATATGTAAGATATTTCATGTATTTGGCGCATGTCTGAAGACTTGGAATATTTCTAGATAACGTACAGAAAAACTTGTGCTTTTTACTGATAATGCCAGCAAATTACGACTTAATTCTAGTCAAGTTATCAAAGTTCCGTATTTTTCACCGCACTTTAGTCCAATTGAGTATTTATTGTTAATAAATTGTTTTTTTTCTGTGTTAAGTCCTTTATTCTATATGCCCTTTATTTATGAAAAGTGAATTTATGATTGAAAAATTTAACTTAGATTCCAGTAACATCGCAGTATTTTTGCAACAACAAACCGAAAAACAAAATGCATTTACGTTGTTAAATGGAATTTGTCAGTGGCTGCGAGCGGGCGGTGAAACAAAAGCCGCAGAGCGACTACGCCAAGTTACACAAATTTTAACGGAAGATACCGCACTTATGGAGCAAGTAAGTGCGGTGGTTTGCCAGTGGCTGTGCCAAATGCGTTTGTACCCGTTGTTTGTGAGCTGTGGTATTTGGGGCAGAGAAGGCTTCGGGCGAGAAATCAAAAGCCGTATTTATGAAAAAATTAACCCATCTTTTAAAGATCTTAATGATTTAAGAGATATTTTCTTTGTTTTATTCTGTCAGAAAAATGATGTGACTTGGCTACAAGCGATTCCCATTCAGGACTGGATTCGACTGCTAGACTTATTACAACAACACAGCAACGAGCGTGATCGTGAGAATGTACATAATCATTTGCGTTACGAAGGTTTGTTTGCTATTGAAATGTTGGCAATTTGGATTGCAGCAGAAGAGCTTGAACCAGAACTTATTCGTTTAGAGCCATCATTATTAAATGCTGATTCGCCGTTTGTTGCTTTACATCGAGAAGTGCATAATTGGGTAAGTGCAAGGCGAAAACACAAAGAATATAACGACGATCATTTGCAAGTGATGTTTGACCAATGTCGGGCTCAAATTGAGCGTATTCAGCGCCGTTGCTCTAGTTTAGGTTCAACTTTAGGTGTTGCTCATTTATTAACCCGTCTAAGCCAAACTTTAGAGCGTTTATCGGTACTAATGGACGTTTTCCAAGAGGATCGTTTATTGCCACGCCGAGTTTTAATTCTATGTGGTTTATTGGCTGTGAGTTCTGCGGAAAGCCACAGCGCAACAGCACTTTGGCGACAAAGTGTGAAACTGCTTGCGCGTAGTATTACACAAAATAAAAGCGACCACGGTGAGCATTATATTACTCGTGACGGCAAAGAATACCGCACGATGTTTTATTCTGCCGCAGGTGGTGGTGTACTCATTGCCATGATGGCATTGTTTAAAATGTACCTTGGTGATTGGATTGCAGATCCAGTTTGGCGTGGTATTGCAGAAGGCTTAAATTATGGTATTGGTTTTACTATTATTTTTATGTTGCACGGTACGGTTGCAACCAAACAGCCTGCGATGACAGCTGCACGTTTTGCGGATATGGTGGAAAATGAGCAAGGCAAATCAGTAAATATGCGATTAGCGCAATTGTTAATTGATGTATTCCGTTCGCAGAGTATCGCGGTATTAGGTAACGTTACATTAGCGATTAGTGTAGCTTGTCTAGTAGCGATGACTTATCAATATTCGTCAGGCCAACCGCTCTTAACAGAAGCAGAAATTACTTATCAGCAAAAATCTATAGATCCGCTAAAAGGTGCACTTTGGTTTGCAGCCATTGCTGGCGTTTGGTTGTTCTTTTCAGGGATTATTTCAGGTTATTTTGATAATCGTAGTAACTATCTGAATTTAAAAATGCGCTTACGCAATCACCCAATTTTACGTCGCATCCTAAGCCGTAAAATGCGACATTGGTTTGCAGAATATTGGCATAATAACTACGGCTCAATTATGGGTAACTTGTGTTTCGGAGTGCTGTTAGGTTTGACTGGGGTTGTGGGATATTTATTGAATTTGCCACTTGATATCCGTCATGTTGCTTTTTCATCTGCCAATTTAGGCTATATGGCAATCAGCGGTGATTTTACTTGGCCACTGTTTTTGCAAAGTTTAGGCTTCGTATTACTTATTGGTATTGTGAACTTGTGTGTGAGTTTTGCTATCGCCCTATGGGTTTCTCTTCGCTCTCTTGAAACTCAAATTGACAGCTGGTTTGATATTGGTAAATGCGTGTGGATACTCATCAAACAACGACCATTATCGTTGTTTATTCCCTAAGTCAGTCTATATTTCAAAGCGGGCTAATAGTCCGCTTTTTTATAGTATTAACTCTTAGGCGTAAGTAGAAATTATGTTAGTTTGATAGATCTTAAGCCTGCATTTGATAAAGCAATATTTAGGTTATTTAGTGCAGTTTCTTTTTCTTTTATGGTAAGTAAATTGACGTTTTTATTCTGTAAGGCAGCAGTGAGATCCCAGAAGATCCCAAGTTCCGCAGTAATTCCTTTTTTCTTTAAACGTACATAAGTATTGATAGCGCCTAAAGTTCGGAAGAGATCTAAATCATGAATGTCGACTTTTGCTAATAATCTTTCATATTTAATTGAAAGATTAGGTAGTTCTTTGATTCTTGATTTTTTTGCAATAAGTTCGGCATTTTTTTGATCTTTAACTTGCTGAATAGAACGTTCAATTAAAGATTTATAAATGATTTTATCTGAAGTGAGGGATAGAGGTAGGCGGTAATAATTAGAAATATTTAATTTACCTGAGATTTCATTTGAAAGATAGCTTGCCGCACCTTGTGACTCCAAGTATTCTGCAAATTCATCTTCTGCTCTTAAATAAAAAACACCATGTTGATATAAACCAAACATGGTGCCTTCTCTAAATAAGCCATAACTTGCAAATAAACTCTTCGCAGTGACTTCTCCAATTAGTTCACGTAATGTTGCTCGAATAGCTAGAGTGTCTTTTTCTGTTTTCGTCATAGTAGTACGTCCTGTGCTATGGTTAATAACAAGTTTCTGACAGACTTTATAGCATATTTTTCATAATTGAAATACTATTTAATAAAATATTATTATTTTTTATGATATGGATCGAAAAAATGAAAAAAAATTAACGATATTTTACTGTTTTTGAATGTTACTATTTGATTTTAAAAAGGTATAAATGAACTTTTATATTGGATATTCTGTGCAGTATTTTATTCAAATGACAATCTTTGAAGGATTTTAGGTCAAGAATAATAATAAAATTTAGTTTGACTGACTAAAAAAAAAGCAAACGATAAAAGAAAATAAAAAAAGCCCTTGATCGAATTTCTGAAATCCCTATAATGCACCTCCGCACCGCAAGGGTGGCAAGCCAGAAGAAAATAGCGTGAATGGGATATAAACCAGTTGAATTTCTTCAATATTCTCCAAAAGGAATATAGAAAAAGTTGCTTGACATTGAAATTAAATTTAATTATTATTTTCAGCCTTGCTTAATGCAACGTTCTTTAACAATATATCAGACAATCTGTGTGGGCACTTGTTGATTGATTTCATTTTGAAAAAAATTTAATTATTGAAGTCTTAATAGGTGCTTAAACTGAAAATTCATAAACTTTTGAAGTGAATGTAAACTTTAGCTAAGCAGTTTATTGAGCGATTGAACTTGAATTGAAGAGTTTGATCATGGCTCAGATTGAACGCTGGCGGCAGGCTTAACACATGCAAGTCGAACGGTAGCAGGAAGAAAGCTTGCTTTCTTTGCTGACGAGTGGCGGACGGGTGAGTAATGCTTGGGAATCTGGCTTATGGAGGGGGATAACTGTGGGAAACTGCAGCTAATACCGCGTAGTATCGAGAGATGAAAGGGTGGGACCTTCGGGCCACCTGCCATAAGATGAGCCCAAGTGGGATTAGGTAGTTGGTGGGGTAAAGGCCTACCAAGCCGACGATCTCTAGCTGGTCTGAGAGGATGACCAGCCACACTGGGACTGAGACACGGCCCAGACTCCTACGGGAGGCAGCAGTGGGGAATATTGCGCAATGGGGGGAACCCTGACGCAGCCATGCCGCGTGAATGAAGAAGGCCTTCGGGTTGTAAAGTTCTTTCGGTAATGAGGAAGGGGTATTATTGAATAGATAATATCATTGACGTTAATTACAGAAGAAGCACCGGCTAACTCCGTGCCAGCAGCCGCGGTAATACGGAGGGTGCGAGCGTTAATCGGAATAACTGGGCGTAAAGGGCACGCAGGCGGACTTTTAAGTGAGATGTGAAATCCCCGAGCTTAACTTGGGAACTGCATTTCAGACTGGGAGTCTAGAGTACTTTAGGGAGGGGTAGAATTCCACGTGTAGCGGTGAAATGCGTAGAGATGTGGAGGAATACCGAAGGCGAAGGCAGCCCCTTGGGAATGTACTGACGCTCATGTGCGAAAGCGTGGGGAGCAAACAGGATTAGATACCCTGGTAGTCCACGCTGTAAACGCTGTCGATTTGGGGATTGTGCTTTATGCATGGTGCCCGAAGCTAACGTGATAAATCGACCGCCTGGGGAGTACGGCCGCAAGGTTAAAACTCAAATGAATTGACGGGGGCCCGCACAAGCGGTGGAGCATGTGGTTTAATTCGATGCAACGCGAAGAACCTTACCTACTCTTGACATCCAAAGAAGGCCGTAGAGATATGGCTGTGCCTTCGGGAACTTTGAGACAGGTGCTGCATGGCTGTCGTCAGCTCGTGTTGTGAAATGTTGGGTTAAGTCCCGCAACGAGCGCAACCCTTATCCTTTGTTGCCAGCGATTTGGTCGGGAACTCAAAGGAGACTGCCAGTGACAAACTGGAGGAAGGTGGGGATGACGTCAAGTCATCATGGCCCTTACGAGTAGGGCTACACACGTGCTACAATGGTGCATACAGAGGGCGGCGAGACGGCGACGTTGAGCGAATCTCAGAAAGTGCATCTAAGTCCGGATTGGAGTCTGCAACTCGACTCCATGAAGTCGGAATCGCTAGTAATCGCAAATCAGAATGTTGCGGTGAATACGTTCCCGGGCCTTGTACACACCGCCCGTCACACCATGGGAGTGGGTTGTACCAGAAGTAGATAGCTTA encodes:
- a CDS encoding TfoX/Sxy family DNA transformation protein; the encoded protein is MTKTEKDTLAIRATLRELIGEVTAKSLFASYGLFREGTMFGLYQHGVFYLRAEDEFAEYLESQGAASYLSNEISGKLNISNYYRLPLSLTSDKIIYKSLIERSIQQVKDQKNAELIAKKSRIKELPNLSIKYERLLAKVDIHDLDLFRTLGAINTYVRLKKKGITAELGIFWDLTAALQNKNVNLLTIKEKETALNNLNIALSNAGLRSIKLT
- a CDS encoding site-specific recombinase: MIEKFNLDSSNIAVFLQQQTEKQNAFTLLNGICQWLRAGGETKAAERLRQVTQILTEDTALMEQVSAVVCQWLCQMRLYPLFVSCGIWGREGFGREIKSRIYEKINPSFKDLNDLRDIFFVLFCQKNDVTWLQAIPIQDWIRLLDLLQQHSNERDRENVHNHLRYEGLFAIEMLAIWIAAEELEPELIRLEPSLLNADSPFVALHREVHNWVSARRKHKEYNDDHLQVMFDQCRAQIERIQRRCSSLGSTLGVAHLLTRLSQTLERLSVLMDVFQEDRLLPRRVLILCGLLAVSSAESHSATALWRQSVKLLARSITQNKSDHGEHYITRDGKEYRTMFYSAAGGGVLIAMMALFKMYLGDWIADPVWRGIAEGLNYGIGFTIIFMLHGTVATKQPAMTAARFADMVENEQGKSVNMRLAQLLIDVFRSQSIAVLGNVTLAISVACLVAMTYQYSSGQPLLTEAEITYQQKSIDPLKGALWFAAIAGVWLFFSGIISGYFDNRSNYLNLKMRLRNHPILRRILSRKMRHWFAEYWHNNYGSIMGNLCFGVLLGLTGVVGYLLNLPLDIRHVAFSSANLGYMAISGDFTWPLFLQSLGFVLLIGIVNLCVSFAIALWVSLRSLETQIDSWFDIGKCVWILIKQRPLSLFIP